A stretch of Komagataella phaffii GS115 chromosome 2, complete sequence DNA encodes these proteins:
- a CDS encoding RNA polymerase III subunit C82: MDKDYNRSQSPESYLYTTLVRQVVGPVASDVIGLLMAKGRLTVGRLGNTLGIPQRKVHAALVALIQLSCVVYYTEKKTNSHSNENDGDKSKKNSAGQTWYYFHETGPLLLLYGGEMIAVVRHEHGPDAATLLQAVITSGHVRLGDLERDDNGVEIHNAARHLIEDDWLIPTGSEGFQGVQDQWDDLYRTTQASYHKEHLGQTISDVKRTAQVREETCIAFIRKMTESLDHLRMGLVSSNVTSESPSISKVRRNVALAVNFDRFLKHKRTLQLTNLARHRLGSVAGQVYQAALSIVERHTKSPLNMHVTVLLRLVAGSGQSTTTGLSPATVRETLERQRDNDCNPEVTFHPSDVLSKLSPEYRRALDSTIWSEAFSTGKRPIVSSEHTAASVHKKIKLEDNCSGSNLLAPVNVARYAEEDPARMPKLQALLELLAKDSSVPFLAHGDHGTFFVPFTDLAPVINIQVYKSCIGTVLGASCLRILNCIIDHRLIDEKMLANKVLMKASEIRTNLAKLIEFQIIEIQEVPKTQDRNALRSVFAFRHRFDLGTNLMLKSLAFNAAQVLESLTALKIDNKILLDKVSRDDVQGKELEFLQPSELKQMEFVYQHELRSYGQLSRILASLDALKFCT, translated from the coding sequence ATGGACAAAGACTATAACAGGAGCCAATCTCCTGAGTCATACCTATACACGACGTTAGTCAGACAGGTCGTAGGGCCTGTGGCGAGCGATGTAATAGGGCTACTAATGGCGAAAGGCCGCTTGACAGTGGGTCGTTTAGGAAACACTTTAGGCATACCTCAACGTAAGGTTCACGCTGCTCTGGTAGCTTTGATTCAGTTAAGTTGTGTGGTGTATTATACCGAGAAAAAAACTAATAGTCATTctaatgaaaatgatgGCGACAAGTCTAAAAAGAACTCGGCCGGGCAAACCTGGTATTATTTCCATGAAACCGGTcctcttctccttctttatGGAGGAGAAATGATTGCAGTTGTGCGGCACGAACATGGTCCAGATGCTGCTACACTCCTTCAAGCTGTGATTACTTCAGGGCATGTCAGACTTGGTGACCTAGAACGTGATGACAATGGTGTGGAGATCCATAATGCTGCACGGcatttgattgaagatgattGGTTAATTCCTACTGGATCAGAGGGGTTTCAAGGGGTACAAGATCAATGGGATGATCTCTATAGAACCACCCAGGCTAGTTATCATAAAGAGCACTTAGGTCAAACGATAAGTGATGTAAAGCGTACCGCGCAGGTTCGAGAGGAAACTTGTATTGCTTTTATCAGAAAAATGACAGAGTCTTTGGATCATCTAAGAATGGGCCTGGTCAGCTCCAATGTAACAAGTGAGTCACCTTCTATCTCAAAAGTAAGGCGTAACGTAGCGCTAGCTGTTAATTTCGATCGCTTTCTCAAGCACAAGCGTACCTTACAATTGACTAATTTGGCACGTCATCGTTTAGGTTCTGTAGCAGGACAAGTCTACCAGGCTGCACTTTCCATCGTGGAACGTCATACAAAATCTCCTCTTAACATGCATGTAACAGTTTTACTACGACTAGTAGCCGGATCTGGTCAATCTACGACCACAGGATTATCACCAGCTACTGTTCGTGAAACTTTGGAGAGGCAACGTGACAATGATTGTAACCCCGAAGTTACGTTTCACCCGAGTGATGTTCTAAGTAAATTATCTCCCGAGTATCGCCGAGCTCTTGATTCCACGATTTGGAGTGAAGCTTTTTCGACTGGAAAGCGTCCCATTGTTTCTTCAGAGCACACAGCAGCATCGGTTCAtaagaaaatcaaactcGAAGATAATTGCTCCGGTTCCAACTTACTTGCTCCCGTCAATGTAGCCCGTTACgctgaagaagatccaGCTAGGATGCCGAAGTTGCAGGCGCTGCTTGAACTTCTAGCCAAAGATTCATCAGTTCCATTCCTTGCACATGGAGACCATGGCACTTTCTTCGTGCCTTTTACTGATTTGGCCCCTGTGATCAATATACAAGTATACAAATCATGCATCGGAACAGTTCTGGGGGCTTCCTGCCTAAGAATACTTAACTGCATCATCGATCATAGACttattgatgagaaaatGTTAGCAAACAAGGTACTCATGAAAGCAAGTGAAATCAGAACAAATTTGGCCAAACTTATTGAATTTCAGATTATAGAAATACAAGAAGTTCCGAAAACTCAAGATCGGAATGCACTTCGCTCAGTTTTTGCTTTTCGCCACCgctttgatcttggaaCAAATTTAATGTTAAAGTCTTTGGCGTTCAACGCAGCTCAAGTACTGGAAAGTTTAACAGCTCTTAAAATTGACAacaaaattcttcttgataaGGTTAGTCGAGATGATGTTCAGGGCAAAGAACTAGAGTTTCTACAACCTTCTGAACTGAAACAAATGGAATTTGTGTATCAACATGAACTAAGAAGTTATGGTCAGCTGAGTAGGATATTGGCATCCCTTGATGCATTAAAATTTTGTACCTAG
- a CDS encoding Regulatory subunit of the Atg1p signaling complex, with protein sequence MSKTNSTVKGRPKLVQSVNGFFSKGANVVTHGRFFSSEPSKSEDSGLDFVKPNKWFNLLVPELSSSAKIALSRWKGNDLLTIPPMVLEVFLVVPTEHSDSLVLRGGADGLSQDDVVINVGNYERNEIVLERWLLEFDLTTLDKNSTEIYGIYKKMIILFRNLYTFVRLMPAFRLFQEGNWKIGTRTLDGSEPISSKDRIGLSDSFLGESKNSEEQDQSQCYYSHLSQKKFRSITTSMGSLKISCSFRRNTAFRWASTRRKARDNTVTGGLSRAVGIQPFKTGVLSSSPGRSPGHGFTATLCARTESQPIPLQIHHRSSSNASLVQLLRNPRNSIPTSINSVLEDHSTISPATKFSSSFRLARRGSLHSRTSVDRRSSDLSSSDIDPDQFYVDEDINDLMRMIDARPNLRLSSARSRETSPSSLNRFQLLQKTHDILSDSVHASLPTSAHGVLSLSPSRRYSISPPTMGPGSSTASISQSLTYARMDHQDSAQSANSIRDILQSSSRRNSSSNRRGSGQSPRPGTILGLPSGLGSGDSAISDEASKEHVYEEHAIIDDDEEEEDMITQRNLNHLLKYRKLRLQDTKKSKEITIKEEDDDLLFTMSDMNLS encoded by the coding sequence ATGTCCAAAACAAATTCGACGGTAAAAGGAAGGCCCAAACTAGTTCAATCTGTGAACggatttttttccaaaggTGCGAATGTGGTTACACACGGACGATTTTTTTCATCCGAACCTTCTAAAAGTGAAGATTCAGGTCTGGATTTTGTTAAACCCAATAAATGGTTCAACTTACTGGTTCCAGAACTGTCCTCTAGTGCTAAGATTGCATTATCTCGTTGGAAAGGTAATGACCTACTAACGATCCCACCCATGGTTTTAGAAGTTTTTCTGGTAGTTCCAACAGAGCATTCAGATAGTCTGGTCCTTCGTGGGGGAGCCGATGGATTGAGCCAAGATGATGTCGTCATCAACGTTGGTAACTACGAGCGCAACGAGATTGTTCTAGAACGATGGTTACTAGAATTTGATTTGACTACCCTGGACAAAAATTCTACTGAGATCTACGGTATTTACAAGAAAATGATCATTCTTTTTCGCAATCTCTACACATTTGTACGATTGATGCCTGCATTTAGGCTCTTTCAAGAGGGGAACTGGAAAATAGGGACTCGAACATTAGATGGTAGCGAGCCAATCTCCAGCAAAGATCGAATTGGTTTAAGTGATTCGTTCCTGGGCGAATCGAAGAATTCAGAAGAGCAAGATCAAAGTCAGTGCTATTATTCCCATTTGAGCCAAAAAAAATTTCGATCTATAACCACTTCAATGGGTAGTTTGAAGATCAGTTGCAGCTTCCGTAGAAATACTGCCTTTCGGTGGGCAAGCACACGTCGAAAAGCGCGTGATAACACGGTCACAGGTGGGCTTTCTCGGGCTGTTGGAATACAACCTTTCAAGACTGGTGTTTTATCGTCCAGCCCTGGTCGTAGTCCCGGTCATGGCTTCACTGCGACACTTTGTGCCCGGACTGAGTCACAGCCTATCcctcttcaaattcatcatcgCTCAAGCTCTAACGCTTCCCTTGTACAACTTCTTCGGAATCCAAGAAATAGCATTCCAACGTCAATAAACTCCGTGCTTGAGGACCATTCAACAATCTCTCCAGCAACAAAattctcttcctcttttaGGTTAGCACGCAGAGGGAGTCTCCATTCCCGAACATCGGTCGATCGTCGTTCAAGTGACTTATCATCGTCTGACATAGACCCAGACCAATTCTACGTCGATGAAGATATAAATGACCTCATGCGTATGATTGATGCCAGGCCGAATTTAAGGCTTTCCTCAGCACGGTCACGTGAAACTTCACCGTCATCTCTGAATCGATTTCAACTCTTACAGAAAACTCATGATATCTTGAGTGATTCGGTACATGCAAGTTTACCCACAAGTGCCCATGGAGTTCTCTCATTGTCCCCATCACGAAGGTATTCCATATCACCTCCAACCATGGGGCCAGGCTCATCTACAGCCTCAATCTCTCAATCTTTAACTTACGCACGAATGGATCACCAGGACTCCGCACAATCAGCCAATTCTATCCGTGACATTTTGCAGAGTTCGAGCCGACGtaactcttcttccaacagACGAGGATCTGGCCAGTCGCCAAGGCCTGGAACAATACTAGGACTACCATCCGGGCTAGGCTCTGGTGACAGTGCGATATCTGATGAGGCTTCTAAAGAACATGTTTATGAAGAGCACGCAAtaattgatgatgatgaggaggaggaagacaTGATCactcaaagaaatttgaaTCATCTATTGAAGTACAGAAAACTTCGCCTTCAAGATACGAAAAAAAGCAAAGAGATCACgatcaaagaagaggatgacgaTTTGTTGTTCACAATGAGCGACATGAATCTTAGCTGA